The Vigna unguiculata cultivar IT97K-499-35 chromosome 11, ASM411807v1, whole genome shotgun sequence genomic sequence CACAAATTCAAAGTCTAAAGCATAACCTTTCAACTTTCAACCTCAAATACATGTcacatatatattaattaattgttgTTCTTTGGTGAGAAAATCTTCTGCGTTATCTGATATATTAGGTACAACAGAAATTGGTGTGGTCTGGTTTGGTTTGTTCTAACTGGActttcaccttttctcttttcatttttctgtcCATTTCTCTGTCACATTTAAGTTGTCATTTCCTCTTCATAACAACCAAAAGAAAAAGCATTGCACAGTTTAATCCATTaaacatatacatatttattcATCAGTGTGGTACGAAACAAATAAGtcgaaaagaaaattaatttaataaagggAATGAGAAAGCAGAACTCAGAGTCTAGATTTTTTACGGGTTTTTTTGTGCTGTTTTTTTTCTGGGCATTAAAAACATCTTGcactgatattttaaatatttttttaatatattttaaaagttaaaattaatagtaatcATTATATTATGAAAGTACAGtgaaaaaaacaacacacaaaaaattaacagagaattaaaattctaaaagtcaaaaatattttaacagttTTTTAATAGAGAGGGATTAAGAATTTGTGGTAGAAGTTAAGGGTCTAAACTGTCTGCGAATATGTTTTACAAGAACACAAAAACTATTATATTTCTGAATTCATGGGATGACTTTCTTCTGTTAAACACATAGAATCAGTAAAACTTGTATTTTTGGCCTTTTTAGTTTGGTGTAGTAGTGATTATTCTGGTGTTCATAGTTTTCATTGCTGAGTTTTAGTgcatatattttagaaaaaaaaatgtagttttaattatttggtatATTTTATTCTGTGTTAaacatttgaaaaatgaaagtttattattctattatttatttaattttatatattcaattatttcacttttaaacattaaaataatatgctattttttagatttatgaTGCATTTCgtgttattaaaaattcaataataaattaactatataattctaataaaaaagatctaatttttatgtgaaaaaataaaaattatagcaACTGCAATTACTCAATAAATTAGAGAAACAAAAGTTTAGAAGGCACCATAAAAtcatctaaaataatttatcaaaggaaactattatattttttgaaaagatgCATGACCAACCGAAACGATTATTGGaccaaacaaattaaaatagaaacgATGAGCAAGGTTCTTTCTCCTtgctttaaaaattaaaatcaaatccatatcctttctttttctattactTTAGTTAATTTACctttaattgtattattttatttggcaACTAGTTTATTAGGTCATCTATAATATGAAGTTCAttagataatattttatgcGGACAGCATTACAAGTAtagtttttaaaacttattctataattttatttgtctaaattactcttttaatttttatttttgtctagtgctaaattgattttttaactttttcttatattaatttagtcttaatattttttaagtgattcaatttagtctttgcagttagattaaaaaaaatctcaaattaacaTGTAACACTGATTACTTGtttataaagaattaaaaacaatgaccaaattgaataacttttaaaaaaatcaaaactaaatttagaaaaaaaaaatttggagaaCCAACGGACagttattgataaaaataatttagccatttataaaattaacactttagaagtttttatttatttatttagaattcacatttttcaaaacttaaagaaaatattttatttttattactcaTAGTCTGAAAATTTATATCACatgaacatattttttaagattaaaattaaacttatgATCTTGATTATATTACTCCatccaatatatttttagagcagaaaaataatattgttatttgaTTTCTCTTATCTTTTCATCTTTCTTCTACTCTCCAAAAGCATCAAGGACTATAACACAATATTTCTCTCTCTTATCAATAGCTACAAGACAATATATATAACCTTCTACCTTTTTCtcatcaaatttcttttttttttctttgtggtGCTTGCTTGCATGAGTTTTGCGCGAGGATGCGATTTTATGAAATTGAGCTTAGTTTATAATTTCATTACTCGGGATTTGAGTTTTTGGAAGTAATCAAGAGGTTTCTTCCACTTTAACTCTTTCCTTGAGCTACAACAAAATTTAAGTAAAGAAAACCAACTCAATGTTATATCTTAGTTTAgattttaaatgataatttttttttataggaaTGATACTCATGCATGATCTAATCAAGGTGCAGACCAAATTGTGATTTTGGTCAATAATGAGACTTTTGGAAAAAGTTCAATATTAGAGCtcaattttggttttgaatatgtttttagcTTTTGAATGAGACGAGAATTATTAATATGATTGTtgtaaaaattagttattaatgaTATAATCTAACCTTATATGAGTATAATCATGCAAAGTAAAGGTGTTCAGGTGATGAAAAGTTAATGGAGATTCATGTTACCTATTTGAAGAATGAGTTTTGAAAGAGTCCTTCTGATATATGATAGTTACAAATTACGATCAGAATTTAAGATAATTTGATTATCAAGTATACCTTAAACAGTAGGTCACATgctaatattaatttattaaatgataacttcaatataatttttcaaaaatcatcaaATCTTATAACTCTTTaagtattattttcttttaagactTGCAATGAATGCACTTGATGTTATTTATCTAAATGATATATGtgtataatattttgatattattttttgagATAATAcgatatgtttatttattaattattaggtATCCTTGTTTGTCGTGATGAACATAATTTGATGATCATGAGAGAATGAGAAGACAGGTGTTAGATTTACTAGGGATTAAGAAATTGTTGTTCTACTGCAATGGTTTTTGAAAATACTTTCTTTATAGATTCTATGACTAAAaatatgtgatattttattttgtcttcgtatatataaataaaatgttgagttttttttttttatgtaagatGAAGTAATCGGGATTTGAATTtgtttactattattttttatctaagagtaatatttgaataactctttgagaaaaaaatatttttatgatacatattttctcataatttgttttataagtTACAAAGAAAACATCAAAAGTAAAAAGTTCTCCCACCCATAGCTTATCATTATATCATTATGTACTACAAAAAATATCGTATATTATCAACAAACACAATTTATTGATAGTATTAAAAACCTATCAATAAATTGCACTTATAAACGAACTAAAGTTCATCAATAAAGTGGATGTCGGTAAATTCATTGATAATTGTCcattgataaatatttgttgGTAATTACCGATAGATTTTATTTGCTGATAACATTTGTTGGTAAAATACGCAATTTAATctccttcctcttcctcttctttatccttcatttcttcatcttcttcctcctctcaTCCTCGTAGTCGTCAAGTTGTCACCATCACCACCTCCAGGTCATCCTCCTACTCCTCCTCTTTTCTCTTCCTCCACCTCCTTCTCTAACTCTAACAACCATCGTCATCGACATCTTAACCTATGCAACATGTGTCACCATAGAGTTACCACCATGACCACCACTATGTCATCTCCTCTTCCTCCACCTTCTCCTTCTATCAGATTGGGTGGGAAATTTGTTATCCAAATTGTCAATAGATTTACTGACAAAACGAGACTGTCAtaattgtgataataaattactaacaaaaatattctTTGGTAGTACAAATTGTAATTCGTTGATGGACTTTGCTAACGATTTCTGCCATCAATATTTGTTATGATAAGTTactaatgaaaatatttgtcgATAATACTAATTGTAATATATCGACTAACTTTACGGACGAATTTAGTACTGAAAAAAAATctgtcaataaattaaaatgtaaaatctaTCAGAAAAATTCGTTAATACATTTGaatttactaacaaatttattGACGAGAGTAATATTCCAACGAAAATTAATAAACACTTTATAGTGAAGATCTCATGATTCAAATCATACGacaggaaaattaaataaaagatgttagtttaaaaataatcagttaattttacaaaaaacttattattattaagattaaTGAACATTTTGTACTAATAACAAGGTAACTCCAGGAAAGAAAtcccttaatttttttagtattatatatatatatatatatatatatatatatatatatatattctgaaatttaattttatgataatttatatttcaattgtttttattttatattttcaagttACCCTTTTTGTTAAGTTAGTATTATGTTGGTAACGAAGAACAGTCACAATCTTTTATTTgtctaaaattttattcaattaattagttttttttggtaataattcatttttatcaaaacaataaaatttagaaatacaaaaaataatagaagaatcAATGAAAGTCTGTATTCGATTCCAAATTCTAAGCTTTAATATGCTTAAGTTaattattaagattttatttcacttaataatttaaggattaaatacctttttggttctcattttcgtagtgtttgttgcgaatggtcatcattttcacataatgtttaaaatggtcaactgaatgtttagaatggtcctcattttcgcaattcatgttttatttggttattttctgtaacgccgtttaaatcattaacagaaCATTATACATgtggcacgatttgtattagggtgtattacgtgtactgtacaggtggcttaattagatatttgggaaTAAATAAGTGAGTTAGGGTTTTGGtagggaatgtttgggcagttggtgagttttgacaattttgttcctccattcccaattggtattgctgcaatcttcttcttcctacaatcccattatataggtatgttacggtcccaatcttctttctttacctctggttgtaatcgttggaggcaaccgtgttgtatcacttcatgcactattggtggttcaacgagaaacgaattaaccccgatttgtagtTGCAGAGAGATGGCTGctttgaggatggcaagaactccaaagaatattggtagaaaattttgggtacaatctatttttatttttgtgttaataataaattggttttaagttttggtttattgatttacagagtggtggttctaataatgtgggctgcaactttttcaaatggtggtgttgatgaaaaggatgtcatcatcatgacacaaatgaggtagattaatgatttggaaaagGATGTCCACTTCAATTTCACCTTCCACTTCAACATCACTATTCAGACCACTAGCATCCCCAATCTCTATTTCAGCAGCCTCTTCATGGACATCTACTTCACCACCGTGGTGGACAATAACATTGAGCCTATCATCACTCATTGCCCTAAAGTAAATTAAACAGATAAAAAAGATGTATTATTAAGCCTACTTTAACGCAATGGGGGACCACTGCtacaatcaattacaaataaaataatgggaACCATTACACCAACATCGACAACCGAcaaacaaaccaactaaaataatacTCCACTGAACCCCACCTACAGacacaaactacacaaaatcatggaagtaatttagaaaccatgcagaacatcacaacaatcgaaagacaaacaaatccaaaaatagaattacgaaaatcctaacccacgagcaaacacaacccagaaaaccctgaacccacttacctcgttgatgatgattaactagaaaattaattgaaatgaagagtgcaactgcaatccaatgatgaaatgacaagtattagttGCTTCCTCTGTAAATCTgaactcaagaaagacgaagataaagaaatttccctaattgcaaaatttcccctaaattgaaaaattaacgttaattagccacctatacagtacacgtaacacaccctaatacaaaccgtgccacctgtacaatgttccgttaatgatttaaacggcgttacagaaaaggaccaaataaaacacgaattgcgaaaatgaggaccattctaaacatttggtaaaaatgaggatcattttaaacattctgtgaaaatgaggaccatccgcaccaaacactacgaaaatgatgaccaaaaaggtatttaagccataATTTAATCTCAACTCAGTAAAAGACACTAGTTGTAAATTGTAATAGAAATAAAGTTCAGAGCATCTTATTACAAATGTGTAAAATTACACAATGAATGTAGAGGAAAAAAAACTGTAACTTGTCAAATCTATttataaaaggttaaaataatcCGTTGATCCTCGTTTTTTaagcaaaatctcaatttggtcttcgtatttttattagtcttaattaggtcctcatttttgtaaattagtatcaattaggtcctttccgtagagaactaacaccgttaagtatgtgccatgtgtcagcttctcgattttttagattttttaaatttttaaatttttttttttaaatttttaattttttttaaaaaattttttataaatttttttaaaaaaatatttatgccacgtgtcaatctaatatggtgacacgtgtcaaattattgtatgaatatcaatttggtcctcatatttgttaatttgagttgatttcagtcccaaattttttttaaataattttaatttcatttgctccaaatttagaacaaatttaatttttttataaatgtaatgatgatacttttattacaagtgatatttctattacatatttttaacaacatttaatttatttaaatttatattttacattaaactttatttaaattttattttaaaattataaatatatagattaataaatttatattcgaaatatttgtataatattcaatatcaacaatattttagagttggcttaaaaataacaattttataaattcaaatgtaaaattttaaaataattttataaaaaattaaaataaatatatttaaaattttaattttaaatataattaatattattaaaatatttaataaaaatatcaattttaataaaaataatcataacattatataaaagtaaaatttggtctaaatttggagtacttgaaattgaattttttttaaaaaaaattgggactcaaatcaaatcaatttaacaaatatgaggaccaaattgagattcatacattaatttgacacgtgtcaccatattagattgacacatggcacactacagaagtgacacgtggcataaattttaaaaaaaaaatttaaaaaaacgaggagctgacacgtggcacctacttaacgtGTTAGTTATCTACTAACGGAaaagacctaattgatactaatttacaaaaatgaggacctaattgagactcaTAAAAAtacgatgaccaaattgagattctgcaacaaaaacgaggaccaacggagtattttaacctttatcaAAACTGGTAAAATGTAACATCAATCgagaacaaaaaacaaaagtagaaggttccatttgaataaaaaaattaaggaggTTGAATAGAAAGGAAGAAGATGGAAGCAGTTGAGGCCTGAGAATAATGGTGTAGCATCAGATATGAGAGAGGTGTTGTGGTATACTCAACTGCATCTTTGTAACGATGCAAGAGGATTATTTGGTCCAAGAATATGATGCTGTAAGCCTTATTCTTTATGCAATAACGCCAACCATAACCATCATCAAATCCTGTCATTTTAGGACATTTCATGTAGCTTTTTACGTGCTTGACATGGCATCACTAATGTCTAATTTCGAATTTCATTAATGATGTTTTTGCTCTTAAGGATGCTCGTACTGCATGTtgcatttattaaaaatcaGACACTGTCTATCAGAATATTAATCGCATATATTCTGCAATAATTGCTACCTTTACTACTTCTATATAATTCAGAAAACCTAACCAGTGATCTGGGACCGCAGGAAGTAGACGACAATTTAGTATTGGTATATTTTCAATGGCATTTATTCATAGAGAGCAAAGCTCCAATCACAAAGGTAAAGCCTTTGAGAACAATTCTCATATGTATACAAGTTGTTCAATATTAATGCTCAAGCTTCACGGTCATATCTATATATTAATGAATAGTAATACTAAAAAGAGAAGGTTTTTGAAGAGCAAAAAGATAATTCCAAAACGTATGAAAGCAGAGAGCTTTAGCCCATGGCATACTTCTGGGTCCAGCTTCTAGCAGTGGACTCATACTTCACTTTGTCGGTCTTGCACATGTGAGCAATTTCAGGCATCAAAGGGTCATCAGGGTTTGGATCTGTTAGCAGAGAACAGATAGAGAGCAGCACCTGCATCATGATTTTTGAAACCAGTTAGCATTTATaacaaatagaaacaaaaaagtaaTGACATCAATGAGAAAAGGTCCCCCAACACGACCTTTGATATGGTGAGAGCAGGACTCCATTGTTCTTTGAGTATGTCCAGGCAAATATTGCCATTGCTGTTAATGTTGGGATGGAACACCTTGGTCCTGAATGCAACCTGTAAATAGTTTTTGATACTAGCCATCATTTAGATCCAGTGCTTCACAATAAATACCAGTTACTAGAATTCTAAACTGAAGACAGATGTAGTTTCTTTAGCTGATGACTTTGCTACTATACATATATGGCTGCTTAAATGTGTGTATTGCTCTAGAAAAACAGATGTTCCACCTTCAAATATGGCAAAGGAAGAGACTCTTTGCTTATCCATAGTGATTTGTAAATGAAAGTTTAGCTGAAATAAAGAGAATTGTTGTCAGAAACAGGAGTAACAGTTTTTGGTGTATACCTTGGGAGGTTTGAAGGGATAATCAGGAGGGAAATGGATGATGACAAGGAAAACGCCACCAGCATAAGGACTGTCATTTGGACCAATGATGGTTGCTTGCCAATTGAACATGTCCTCACCCACAGGCCCTGAAATCCAGCATAACAAGCATGTCACACTAACTACACTGCAGTGTGGTTGCAGCTAATAACGCAATTCAACTTTTATCAACCTCTTTACCTGCACTGCATGAAGTTGGTGGATCTCTCTGTAAGTCCTTGAGCTCCTTCAGTATTCTCTTGGATGCCATTCAACGTGATTTTAGGATCGTAGAAGAGGAAGTAAAGAGGATAGGGATGCCAAATGGGTTATGAACACTACAAGGAACAAAGCAGGTTGCAGGCTATTTAATGGCTAGAGAAGTGAGATCGATTGAACAGAATCAAGAGTTCCATTCACCAACGGAAGTGGGCACAGTATATATTCCTCACGAAAAAAAGATAAGATTCTAATGATCATTCAACTTTTTGATATGAGAGAAATGAATGAACGAAAGCTGTTTGCCACATTACATAGAATTTTGCAACCTCCTGCTGTCAATCTAATCATCGTTGGAAGAAGGGTTCACACCATAAGATTCTTCATTAAGATATTATATCAAAGCTAATTGTTGAATCTACAAGACATAATTATAGTTTAGTTCACTATTTGTAAATCAAGAAAATATCGACAACTCCATTGACCATTAAAGACTATATTTTATCTTCCTTTTTTTAGCTTCTGATGCTACTTCCCCCTGTAAATGCATCGATGCCAAAACAAATAGTTATTGGACAACCCACGtccaaaaagaagaaattagaTCCACACTTCGCTAGTCGATTCCCACAGTCCACACGTTGAGGATCTGATAAAGTTGGTGAGAAGTCAAGGATGAATTTGGTCTTGTTTTGTGAATCCTTCAAAATAACGTATATTCCAGTGCAACGGTGCAAGCACAAAGTTGTTGACAGCTCCAATAATATTCTTTTCATTGCTTATCAGTTAAGATTGCATTTTAAAACTCGCTTTTACCAGCCTCAGGCTACAATTATCACAACATTTTAGTTCGCTAAGTCAAATTCATAGGTACAAACAAATGGAAGAATGAAACCTTAATCAAACCAACTATATCCAAGCTGTTAAAGCAGCtaacataattaattacatatacTTAGTTCATATTCAACGCCACATATGCATGCAAGCACCTTCTAGATTAGATTACAACATGAATTCCACTGCTGGAAATGTCTATCTAATAACAATCAATACAACAGGAAAACAGCCAACAGAAACGTAAGTGTTGTGCGCACGCCAAACATATTGAAATTATGACTGTACAGATCCTACAGCCAGAGACAATTAGACAAATAGCTTGATGCTTTTTAGCGAACCTTGATGTGGTTAGTTGGACGTGGTGATTCCTTCAGCTAGGTTGGAAATAGTATAAGATATAGAATGGCAAAGACTAAAGTCATGTCACCCTCCGCAAACTACTATATTAAGATTTGAGGATCACAAAATGGAACAGGCCTTTTGcccctttctcttctttttcttctgctTTGGGGGCTGGAGAACTACCTTGATGGCCGCATCAAAAACAGCCTTCACATTCTGTATTCAAAGGCTAACATTAATAAGGTTGTGATTTCCTTTAACCTTCCGAACTTTAAAGGTTCAGAGAACATATATGCAAACCTGTTGTGTTTTTGAACTACATTCAATATAAACTGGAGCACCAATGAGCTTTCTCAGTTCCTCACCCTtcagaaaataaagtaaatcaGACCACTAATCTACCAAGTTCATGCCCGTATTGTGGACAACAAATAAAggctaaaagaaaaaaaaaacagcaaaaGAGAATGCATAAACAATTAATTGAAGGAAGTAGTGGCAAATAACTAGCACCTGTGCAGTGGTGATAGGCACTGCGCTAGGGTGATCTTGGAAGAACTGTTTATCATCCCGAAGATCTACAAGACATAGATTTGGTTGTCATGAAATTGAGATTCTGATAAGTCATGAAGTTACTTGTGCACTAAATATGCACACTTTTTCATCATACATCGAAACTCCAAACTTCTCAAGCTTTTATGAACAACCACTCATACAGTGTTTAGAACAACCACTACACTTGCCTTTTAGTTATAAACGAACCAATTATTTGTCAAAGTCACAACTATCAGCAGAGGTAAGTTTGTAATACAGGAAGGAACTTCATTATTTCAACTAAACAACAACCAATCAAGTAACGGCGATAGCTTCAGATGACAGAATTTAGGTGTAGACATATAATTAGAGGTTGGGTTAATTGAATAAGTAACTTCTTCACTATAAAACCGTGACGGGTACACAATCTGAGTATAACAAGGCAAGTCATCATTAAATGAAGAAACTTCACAATATCATGGAACTACAGTTATGCTGATTGTTATCGAACAAAATTAGAGAAAGTAATGAAGGGACAAGAATCTAACCAAGTTTTGTTCCAACAAGAATAATTGGAACACCAGGAGCATAATGCCTCAACTCAGGAATCCACTGGAAAAGAACGGGGCAATATTAGTCCAGAAAAAGAGAGGGAAAAAAgcaataagaaaaaagaaaaatatcaagcTTACCTTTTTGGCAACATTTTCATAGCTTGCCCTGCTAATGAGAGAGAAAGCAAGCAGGAAAACATCTGCTCCACGATAGCTTAAGGGTCTTAATCTATTGTAATCTTCTTGGCCTGTTCCATGAGTTTAAAACATCATAACCATGACAAGACACTCCTAAAATACTAAGTATGAAAAATGACACGGAAACTATACTTACCAGCAGTATCCCACAACCCAAGATTCACAGTGCTTCCATCCACCACTACATTTGCACTGAAATTGTCAAACACAGTCGGCACATAGTCCTGTTGCAATGAATCACAAAGAAACACAAGATGTCACAAATACTACATCCCAAAGTCATCCCCATGATTAGGTCAACTGTAAGTCAAACAGCATAAAGAAAATCGTTTTCAAGGTCATTTCATTACACCAATCCCAAAACCAAAGATCTAAGTCCCGAGATAAGCAAAGCATCTGAAAGATACATTGTACCTCCGTGGAGTCATATAAAGCTAAAAGACAGCATCTATTGAAATCAACATCCAAGATTTAACCAAAGATTTCATTTTCCCTCATTTCACCCAAATTACACAAACAGGCCTATTTCAGAGGCCCTCTCTAAGAAGGGTATATGAAATTGACGACACAAAAGGGGGAAAAAGTCCATGTTTGGTTTGTTTAAAAGAAGAAGCCTTCGCATCAGCAACTCTAAATGAAAGGTAAGGACAACATAACCAAGAAAACCCTAGAAAcgaaaacacacacaaaaaaaagaatgaattttTGAAGAACACGAGCAACCCCATTTCTTACAAAGTAAGAACAAACAGGTCAGAAGTATCCTCAACCCATATTTTCTCATTGTCTGAAAACCCAGTAAGTAAAAACCTAAACAGCTAATAAAATGTGAAGCTTTCTTTGGGGGTGAGAGAAGTACAAACAGAAATGGCAGTCACTGACCGTAGGGAAAGTGTTGCTGGTGTAGGAGATAAGCATGCAAGTCTTGCCGACGGCACCGTCACCAACGGTGACACACTTGATGAACCTGGAGGCACTCATTGCTGTGTTTGTTGCAGGGAGGATAGAGGCTAATGGTTCATGTGGCAATGGTGAGTAAGATTGAGCATGTTCAAgaagaggagaaagaagaagaaaaagaagaaagagaagggagagagaaggaagaagaaaagggtgTTAGAGAAAGGAGAAAAGAATTGAATTTGGTCTAGTGCTGGAGCTGGGCCTGCATGTTGTAGTTGCCAGCTATTGTTTTTGTTATGCCACAAATTCATCATCTTTCATCTCTCACATTACCAAATTTTAATATGCCCCCACCAACTCCCCCTTACCTTCACCTCCAAATAAagaaatccaaataaaatcaataactttttataagatattttatgctttgtATAAAATCTTAATCTTAATTATTTCCTTAAATtctcattaattattataaacatgGGTGTTTTGTGTTAATAAATGATAACAAAGTACTCTTTTTTAAAAGCaattaagaatgaaaataaatttaacataatctgaatcaattaattaattaattttactgaTTTACAATACAAGACTCAGATAGAAATATCTCACCTTAagaataactattttaaataaaaataagcgTGAGGA encodes the following:
- the LOC114169544 gene encoding ubiquitin-conjugating enzyme E2 28-like, which produces MASKRILKELKDLQRDPPTSCSAGPVGEDMFNWQATIIGPNDSPYAGGVFLVIIHFPPDYPFKPPKVAFRTKVFHPNINSNGNICLDILKEQWSPALTISKVLLSICSLLTDPNPDDPLMPEIAHMCKTDKVKYESTARSWTQKYAMG
- the LOC114169543 gene encoding rac-like GTP-binding protein RAC1, whose amino-acid sequence is MSASRFIKCVTVGDGAVGKTCMLISYTSNTFPTDYVPTVFDNFSANVVVDGSTVNLGLWDTAGQEDYNRLRPLSYRGADVFLLAFSLISRASYENVAKKWIPELRHYAPGVPIILVGTKLDLRDDKQFFQDHPSAVPITTAQGEELRKLIGAPVYIECSSKTQQNVKAVFDAAIKVVLQPPKQKKKKRKGQKACSIL